The proteins below are encoded in one region of Tomitella fengzijianii:
- a CDS encoding acyl-CoA dehydrogenase family protein: MAARNTAISLSEAGPFTDEQRELARTVRDVVAKRADSAAVRAVAESDAGYDTALWSLLCEQIGVAALAVPEEFDGIGTGYFESHLVLEELARGLVPTPMLGSAVICVQALLATGNDEACARILPGIAAGESTAALCWSGFEGYWGSDDLEVGAERSGDQWTLTGDTYYVLDGDRADVLLVAAGTDDGPGLFEVDPAAAGVERTATPAMDPTRPLARVRFSSTPATPLATGAEVLDKVLAIAQVALSGEAVGAADRLLALTVEYTQQRKQFGRAIGSFQALKHRMADLYVLVETARSMSYKAAESLSPVDAATAKAYCAEAFQQVAGEAIQLHGGIAITWEHDAHLYFKRAHGCAQLFGQPREQLHLLESAAGLT, translated from the coding sequence ATGGCGGCCAGAAACACCGCGATCAGCCTTTCCGAGGCGGGACCGTTCACCGACGAGCAGCGCGAGCTCGCGCGCACGGTCCGCGACGTCGTCGCCAAGCGCGCGGACAGCGCGGCCGTCCGGGCGGTCGCCGAGTCCGACGCCGGCTACGACACGGCCCTGTGGTCCCTGTTGTGCGAGCAGATCGGCGTGGCCGCACTGGCCGTGCCCGAGGAGTTCGACGGCATCGGCACCGGCTACTTCGAGTCGCACCTGGTGCTCGAGGAGCTCGCCCGCGGCCTGGTCCCCACGCCGATGCTCGGCAGCGCCGTGATCTGCGTGCAGGCGTTGCTGGCGACCGGCAACGACGAAGCGTGCGCGCGCATCCTGCCCGGCATCGCGGCGGGCGAATCGACCGCGGCGCTGTGCTGGTCCGGCTTCGAGGGCTACTGGGGCTCGGACGATCTCGAGGTCGGCGCCGAGCGCTCCGGCGACCAGTGGACGCTCACCGGCGACACCTACTACGTGCTCGACGGCGACCGGGCGGACGTGCTGCTGGTGGCCGCCGGTACGGATGACGGCCCCGGGCTGTTCGAGGTGGACCCGGCCGCGGCCGGGGTCGAGCGGACCGCCACGCCGGCCATGGACCCGACGCGCCCGCTGGCGCGCGTGCGGTTCTCGTCCACCCCGGCGACGCCGCTCGCGACGGGCGCCGAGGTGCTCGACAAGGTGCTCGCCATCGCCCAGGTGGCGCTGTCCGGCGAAGCCGTCGGTGCCGCGGACCGGCTCCTGGCCCTCACCGTGGAGTACACGCAGCAGCGCAAGCAGTTCGGCCGGGCCATCGGCAGCTTCCAGGCCCTCAAGCACCGCATGGCCGACCTGTACGTGCTCGTGGAGACCGCGCGATCGATGTCCTACAAGGCGGCCGAGTCGCTCTCCCCCGTGGACGCGGCCACCGCGAAGGCCTACTGCGCGGAGGCCTTCCAGCAGGTGGCCGGCGAGGCGATCCAGCTGCACGGCGGCATCGCCATCACCTGGGAGCACGACGCGCACCTGTACTTCAAGCGGGCGCACGGCTGTGCGCAGCTGTTCGGCCAGCCCCGCGAGCAGCTGCACCTGCTCGAATCGGCGGCCGGTCTGACCTAG
- a CDS encoding FadD3 family acyl-CoA ligase — MSSDPRSAGNNTAHPRTTPAALTRAADLFGDSLAVADGDDRITYAQLLERVRLVARALAAKGVEPGDRVALWAPNTHHWIEAALAAHYIGAAIVPINTRYTGHEALELIQRTQAKALVAPEKFLGFDRLAELIEAAGPEGLPDLGLIVRAPAMGGALRNGLEVTVPALPYGEVVDWHALGIAAEAVDQATVDARAAAVDPDDLCDILFTSGTTGKSKGVLTAHRQSMGIADAWAECAEITSDDNYLVTNPLFHTFGYKAGMLVCVLHGATMVPMAVFDVPALMDIVARERITVFPGVPTMYQSILDHPDRDKLDMTSLRVAITGAAAVPVPLVEKMQNELNFDAVLTAYGQTEAVVVTMCRTDDDPVTVSTSSGRAIPGMEVRLGDKNEILVRGDNVMLGYLDDPESTAKTIDADGWLHTGDVGTLDERGYLDITDRLKDMYTSGGFNVYPAEIENELARMDEVAESAVVGVPDERLGEVGRAFIVVRRGHTLSEDDVLAYCREHLANFKNPRSVRFVDVLPRNASGKVLKNELRALD; from the coding sequence TTGAGCAGCGACCCGCGGAGCGCCGGGAACAACACCGCCCACCCCCGGACCACGCCGGCGGCCCTCACCCGGGCCGCGGACCTGTTCGGAGACTCCCTCGCGGTGGCCGACGGCGACGACCGCATCACCTATGCGCAGCTGCTCGAGCGCGTGCGGCTCGTGGCCCGCGCGCTCGCCGCCAAGGGCGTGGAACCGGGCGACCGGGTGGCGCTCTGGGCGCCCAACACCCACCACTGGATCGAGGCGGCGCTGGCCGCGCACTACATCGGCGCGGCGATCGTCCCCATCAACACGCGCTACACCGGCCACGAGGCGCTGGAGCTGATCCAGCGCACGCAGGCCAAGGCGCTCGTCGCACCGGAGAAGTTCCTCGGCTTCGACCGCCTGGCCGAGCTGATCGAGGCCGCGGGGCCGGAAGGCCTCCCGGACCTGGGGCTCATCGTGCGCGCACCCGCCATGGGAGGCGCCCTGCGCAACGGCCTCGAGGTCACCGTCCCGGCACTCCCCTACGGCGAGGTCGTGGACTGGCACGCGCTCGGCATCGCCGCGGAGGCCGTGGACCAGGCCACCGTCGACGCGCGCGCCGCCGCCGTCGACCCGGACGACCTGTGCGACATCCTGTTCACCTCCGGCACCACCGGAAAGAGCAAGGGCGTGCTCACCGCGCACCGCCAGTCCATGGGCATCGCCGACGCCTGGGCCGAATGCGCCGAGATCACCTCGGACGACAACTACCTCGTCACCAACCCGCTGTTCCACACGTTCGGGTACAAGGCCGGGATGCTCGTGTGCGTCCTGCATGGAGCGACGATGGTGCCCATGGCGGTCTTCGACGTCCCCGCCCTCATGGACATCGTCGCGCGCGAACGCATCACGGTGTTCCCCGGCGTGCCCACCATGTACCAGTCGATCCTCGACCACCCGGACCGCGACAAGCTCGACATGACGTCGCTGCGCGTGGCGATCACCGGCGCCGCGGCCGTGCCGGTGCCGCTGGTGGAGAAGATGCAGAACGAGCTGAACTTCGACGCCGTGCTCACCGCGTACGGCCAAACGGAGGCCGTGGTGGTCACCATGTGCCGCACGGACGACGACCCGGTGACCGTCTCCACCTCCTCCGGCCGCGCGATCCCCGGCATGGAGGTCCGCCTGGGCGACAAGAACGAGATCCTCGTCCGCGGCGACAACGTCATGCTCGGCTACCTCGACGATCCGGAGTCCACCGCCAAGACGATCGACGCGGACGGCTGGCTGCACACAGGCGACGTCGGCACGCTCGACGAACGCGGCTACCTCGACATCACCGACCGGCTCAAGGACATGTACACCTCCGGCGGCTTCAACGTCTACCCCGCGGAGATCGAGAACGAGCTGGCACGCATGGACGAGGTCGCGGAGTCCGCCGTGGTGGGCGTGCCGGACGAGCGGCTCGGCGAGGTCGGCCGCGCGTTCATCGTCGTGCGGCGCGGGCACACCCTCTCCGAGGACGATGTGCTGGCGTACTGCCGCGAGCACCTGGCCAACTTCAAGAATCCGCGTTCCGTACGGTTCGTGGACGTCCTGCCGCGCAACGCTTCCGGCAAGGTGCTCAAGAACGAGCTCCGGGCCCTCGACTGA
- a CDS encoding acyl-CoA dehydrogenase family protein, translating into MDLEFDADTVAFRDEVRTFLREHVPAEPLPSMDTAEGFEAHRRWERTLADARLSVASWPAEYGGRDASLQQWVIFEEEYYRAGAPGRVSQNGIFLLAPTLFEHASKDQLDRIMPRMARADDIWAQAWSEPEAGSDLASLRSTATRTDGGWLLNGQKTWSSRAAFADWGFGLFRSNPNAERKHAGITYFMFDLHSEGVTVRPIDQLDGEPGFAELFLENVFVPDDPANPAESGVIGAVDNGWRVAMSTASNERGLSLRAPGRFLATTDRLLDTYRSQIASGAVDAADTALRDGVVDAWVGARAYELSTWSTVTRLEAGGQLGAESSINKVFWSNWDVAAHETALDLLGPEAEVMGPWQDGYLFSLSGPIYAGTNEIQKNVIAERLLGLPKADR; encoded by the coding sequence GTGGATCTCGAATTCGATGCCGACACCGTCGCGTTCCGCGACGAGGTCCGCACCTTCCTGCGTGAACACGTGCCGGCGGAGCCGTTGCCGTCGATGGACACGGCGGAGGGCTTCGAGGCGCACCGCCGGTGGGAGCGCACCCTCGCCGACGCCCGCCTGTCCGTCGCCTCCTGGCCGGCCGAGTACGGCGGCCGTGACGCGTCGCTGCAGCAGTGGGTGATCTTCGAGGAGGAGTACTACCGCGCCGGCGCCCCGGGCCGTGTGAGCCAGAACGGCATCTTCCTGCTGGCGCCGACGCTGTTCGAGCACGCGAGCAAGGATCAGCTGGACCGGATCATGCCGCGCATGGCCCGGGCCGACGACATCTGGGCGCAGGCCTGGTCCGAGCCGGAGGCGGGCAGCGACCTGGCCTCGCTGCGCTCCACCGCCACCCGCACCGACGGCGGCTGGCTGCTCAACGGGCAGAAGACGTGGAGCTCCCGCGCGGCCTTCGCCGACTGGGGATTCGGGCTGTTCCGCTCGAACCCGAACGCCGAGCGCAAGCACGCGGGCATCACCTACTTCATGTTCGACCTGCACTCCGAGGGCGTCACGGTCCGCCCCATCGACCAGCTCGACGGCGAACCCGGCTTCGCGGAGCTGTTCCTGGAGAACGTGTTCGTCCCCGACGACCCCGCGAACCCGGCCGAGTCGGGCGTGATCGGCGCCGTCGACAACGGCTGGCGCGTGGCCATGAGCACCGCGAGCAACGAGCGCGGCCTGTCGCTGCGCGCCCCCGGCCGCTTCCTCGCCACCACCGACCGGCTGCTGGACACCTACCGGTCGCAGATCGCCTCCGGCGCCGTCGATGCCGCGGACACCGCGCTGCGCGACGGGGTCGTCGACGCGTGGGTGGGCGCCCGCGCCTACGAGCTGAGCACCTGGTCCACAGTCACCCGTCTCGAGGCGGGCGGCCAGCTGGGCGCCGAGTCCTCGATCAACAAGGTGTTCTGGTCCAACTGGGACGTCGCCGCACACGAGACCGCCCTGGACCTGCTGGGCCCGGAGGCGGAGGTGATGGGCCCCTGGCAGGACGGGTACCTGTTCTCCCTGTCCGGCCCCATCTACGCCGGCACCAACGAGATCCAGAAGAACGTCATCGCCGAGCGTCTCCTCGGCCTACCGAAGGCGGATCGATGA
- a CDS encoding acyl-CoA dehydrogenase family protein, with translation MRFALEEIHDDFAASLDSLLSKADLPAVIRAWSDGDSAPGTALWGRLAETGVNGLLIGEDDGGMGADALFLIVAAEKLGYHGVPGPVAETLAVAPALLAAVAPDRLGALSEGALATVAAPPATPYAVDADTASTVLRVDPAADGGATVALGEPGARAQSVDRARHLYQTAAGSPLGTVDSGVLAAAQDLGALATAAQLQGLGQAMLDSTVEYAKQRKQFGRAIGSQQAVKHLVAEVAVAVEMARPLLHAAAMAVRDGAPTARRDVSAAKVACGQAAYHSSRVALQVHGAIGYTQEHDLSLLLTKTRALVTAWGTPAEHRGRIMEAL, from the coding sequence ATGAGATTTGCACTGGAAGAGATCCACGACGACTTCGCCGCGTCGCTCGACTCGCTGCTGAGCAAGGCGGACCTGCCCGCGGTCATCCGCGCGTGGTCCGACGGAGATTCCGCCCCCGGCACGGCCCTGTGGGGCCGGCTCGCCGAAACCGGCGTCAACGGCCTGCTCATCGGAGAGGACGACGGAGGCATGGGCGCCGACGCCCTGTTCCTCATCGTCGCCGCGGAGAAGCTCGGCTACCACGGGGTCCCCGGGCCGGTCGCCGAGACGCTGGCCGTGGCGCCCGCCCTGCTCGCCGCAGTGGCACCCGACCGCCTCGGCGCGCTGTCCGAGGGTGCACTGGCCACCGTCGCCGCCCCGCCCGCCACGCCCTACGCGGTCGATGCCGACACCGCCTCGACGGTCCTGCGCGTCGACCCCGCCGCGGACGGGGGCGCGACTGTCGCGCTCGGCGAGCCGGGCGCGCGCGCACAGTCCGTCGACCGCGCACGGCACCTCTACCAGACCGCGGCGGGCTCGCCGCTGGGCACCGTCGACTCCGGCGTGCTCGCCGCCGCCCAGGACCTGGGGGCGCTCGCGACCGCGGCGCAGCTGCAGGGCCTCGGCCAGGCGATGCTCGACTCCACCGTCGAGTACGCCAAGCAGCGCAAGCAGTTCGGGCGCGCCATCGGCAGCCAGCAGGCCGTCAAGCACCTCGTGGCGGAGGTCGCCGTGGCCGTGGAGATGGCCCGGCCGTTGCTCCACGCGGCCGCGATGGCCGTCCGCGACGGCGCGCCGACCGCCCGCCGTGACGTCAGCGCCGCCAAGGTGGCCTGCGGCCAGGCGGCCTACCACTCGTCGCGGGTGGCGCTGCAGGTGCACGGCGCCATCGGTTACACCCAGGAGCACGACCTGTCGCTGCTGCTGACCAAGACCCGCGCGCTGGTGACGGCGTGGGGCACCCCCGCCGAACACCGCGGACGCATCATGGAGGCGCTGTAA